A single window of Phycisphaerae bacterium DNA harbors:
- a CDS encoding integrase core domain-containing protein, with the protein MSRWIYAVMHLLFEANAARRDARVRFLNAQVDILRRKLGGNRVIPSPDDRLRLLAIGAELKHDVAGVIGIVSPQTYRRWLVEQREGRCPKPVGRPKIARNVRALIKRLANENAGWGYRRIVGELRKLRLRVAKTTVKRILRQSGLTPSPTRRSRGEETVWRKFLRLHLETMVACDFFTKAVITPLGPKLAYVLMFIHVGTRRVFLSPATYNPDGRWVEQQARNVMMWLEDRGVKPRFLIRDRDTKYSGSFDRLFKDADVTIVKIPRLVPEANSFAESWVASIRRECLNHFTCFGRGHLDHITQTYAAFYNTYRPHQSLGNRTVPEAATGPPVGIEEVPIADNKPIKCQRFLGGLLRHYYRAA; encoded by the coding sequence ATGTCACGCTGGATTTATGCCGTCATGCACCTCCTGTTCGAAGCCAACGCCGCCCGTCGCGACGCCCGCGTTCGGTTCCTCAACGCCCAAGTAGACATACTGCGTCGAAAGCTGGGTGGCAACCGGGTCATCCCCAGTCCAGACGACCGCCTTCGTCTCCTGGCCATTGGCGCTGAACTCAAGCACGACGTCGCTGGTGTCATTGGAATCGTGTCCCCTCAGACCTACCGCCGCTGGCTGGTCGAACAAAGAGAAGGGCGCTGTCCCAAGCCGGTCGGCCGGCCGAAGATTGCCCGTAATGTCCGGGCCCTGATCAAGCGCCTCGCCAACGAGAATGCCGGATGGGGATATCGCCGTATTGTGGGCGAGCTCCGGAAATTACGGTTGAGAGTGGCCAAGACCACGGTCAAGCGAATCTTGAGACAATCAGGTCTGACGCCCTCACCGACTCGACGAAGCCGCGGGGAGGAGACCGTCTGGCGCAAGTTCCTCCGCCTGCACCTAGAGACCATGGTGGCCTGTGACTTCTTCACCAAGGCCGTGATTACGCCCCTGGGCCCGAAGCTGGCCTATGTCCTGATGTTCATCCATGTCGGTACTCGCCGAGTCTTCCTAAGTCCCGCGACATACAACCCGGATGGTCGATGGGTCGAGCAGCAGGCCCGGAATGTGATGATGTGGCTGGAGGATCGGGGCGTAAAGCCCAGGTTCCTTATTCGCGACCGAGACACCAAGTATTCGGGTTCCTTCGATCGGCTCTTTAAGGATGCCGACGTCACGATCGTCAAAATTCCCAGATTGGTGCCCGAGGCCAATTCATTTGCCGAGTCCTGGGTTGCCTCCATTAGGCGAGAGTGCCTAAATCACTTCACTTGTTTCGGTCGTGGGCATCTCGACCACATCACCCAGACCTATGCAGCTTTCTACAACACGTATCGACCGCATCAGAGCCTGGGGAATCGCACGGTCCCAGAGGCCGCGACGGGTCCGCCAGTAGGCATTGAAGAGGTGCCGATCGCTGATAACAAGCCGATCAAATGCCAACGTTTTCTAGGCGGTCTGCTCCGGCACTATTACCGTGCGGCTTGA